GTGGGTTTGTTATCATGCAGCCTTAACTCTTTACCCTCTAGAAACCTTACTAGGAGTAACCCTTGAATTTAATGATATATACTGAAGTGTCAGAACTCGTCAATAGGGGTACAGGGGAGGACGTCAAATATTGTCTTTATGGCAGAACTCTTGTTAACTCTTAACAATGAATGGGATGGGTCAGCAATTCTCAGGACACACTCTACGGTAGTAACCATACTAGGGGTTAAAAAATATGGGACTCCGATCATCTTTGAAAACTGAAGTATGTCTAGTTGCCAGTTTCAGCGCCTACAATGACCACTGGATTACTGACCTACACCGATATCTGTCTCCTGTTTAGGTTATGACATTTGATTAGTTCTTTGACACTAAACCCTCTGGTTTTGCTGCTCAGAATCAGAAAGTTCTGTTTCCCCTACTTGTAAGCACTCCATTGAGGAAAGCTGTCCCAATTCTGGCCCTGTGATGCTTAAACGTGGCAAGACTGTCGTCATCTATGCGACTTGGTGTTGTGGTTTCAGTGAAAATCTTCAGACTTTATTATGAAAGCTGAATTATGTTTTACAAAAGAAATGAATCCTGCGTTTGGAGTTTAGCCAGCCTTTCTCAATCCCCAGGTATCACCTAATGCCGTTTTCCATGGGCGTGGCTCATTTACTCACAAGGTGTCATTTGCCAGCAGAGCTTCACGCCCTGGATTGGGGCAATAGTGAGACAGGTGTGCCACTCCCATCTCGCTAGGAGATACGACAGTATCTGTTACTTTGTCCTACTGTTGTATCATGGGAATACTATACTCTGAACAATCACCCTTTTTTACATCTTAAACTTGTGTGTTTAAGCCTGTTGTTGCTATAGAAACAACCAcaaatatttttcttattttgcatCAACAAGAACACCAGATGCCGTTCTGATGCAATCCCAAAGGGATTAGTGCAGGGAATTTCGTTTGTTAGGTAAATGTCTACACTGTATAGCCACTTTGTATTTGATAGCAGCAATTAAAGTTTGAGAATTTTTAAAGCTAACTTAAAAATTTTGTGTTGATCCAAAGCAATGCTCTGAAAAGTTGCTAGACAGTATAATCTTACACTGCTTAGCAATGGAATGATTTAGATTAAATTAGTGAATATTTGAAGCCTAAAGAGGTCAACTTTAAGTTTATGCTTTAACTTTTAATCAGCATTTAatctatatatacatatgcagGTAGGTAGGTAAATACTGATAGTGATTTCTTACCCCCAGAGTGAGATAGTGGCCTTTCtcagcacacacatgcaaaggaGCACGGCCCCAGCAGTCTCTCGTGTTGACCTGAGCTCCATGAGCCATGAGGTCTTGGAGAATTAAGTACTGATTGGTGGTAGCCGCGATCTGGAGAGGGCTCTGTGGAAACACAGCTTACAGGTTAATGTGTCTTGATGTATGAAAACCACCATCAATCACAAGCCACTGAATGTCTTTACCTGCCCATTGTGTTCTTTAATGTCCAGAAAGCAAGTTCCAGCCATTTTTGCAGAGAGCACGTAAGCCAGAGCACGCAGACCTTTTGCTACTGCTATGTGAAGGAATCTGGTGGAAGGAGTAAAAaggtcagctgcagcagaaatccACAGAAATGCTGTTCATAGTGTTTGGGTCAGGCTTACTGTACATTTGTGTGATTTCTAATAATTATTCTGCACTTTTAGCCAAGTAGGCCTGTTAGAGCTATTTTCCATTTGCTCCTCAATGATTTCCACCTTTGTCtgcggtttttttttttttttttgcttaattgtttacccTAAAAACAATAACTTTCACCTAGTGTTCGTGTGACTTCTCTACCTGTTTTCCAACCGCTCCAACCTGTTATCCATTACCTTTGCATATTATAACCATTTAATCATCTTTTTCCCAACCATTTGAATATTTTGATCCGTTTCAAttgtttgcttttgtctttGTAAACTCTTCACCCAATATGTTTATCTAACTGTTTAAAAATCAATGATCCATTAgcttattttcatatttatgtcaCTTTACCGGATAACTGTAGATATTGGAACCTTTTAGCTTTTAACCATTTAGCTATACATTTGCTGGGGGGGTGCTATTTAGCCTTCCACTGTTCTGTTACTTTAACCTGTTTCAGCTGATCAGCCTTGACTTTTAGTAGTTTCACCCATGTAGCTTTTTACTTTGACCTAGCTCTGTCTGCCCATACAATTGTATCTCTACTTTTTAGTTTACTATTTAATCTTCTCACCTAATTCTATGACACTGATCTTTATTCAACTAACCACTGGTCAGGGTAATGCTTTCGTTCATGTATACATACGTGTCACCATCTGAGTCCTGCATGGACAGCTGCTCTAGGGAAATTCCTTCAACTTTGCGTGCCTCCTGCTGTATTTGCCATTGAAACAAGGTCATCCTGCCTTCAGGAGACGGGGTCCTTTGTTCGTGCAGGGGTGGATACTCGAAGCTGTGCTGCATTTGTTGATTTACGAGAAACTCTTGTTTCATTGGAGCATTTTCAGGAGCAGCAGTTGGAAACAGGGTGGTGGTATTTTGACTGACAGGCACTGGAGGGCTTAACTGATGATGATTCACACCAGTGGGAGAAGTTTCGTATTTTGGAGACATGCGTTTATGCTCCAAATTGTAGTTGTCCTGTGAGCAGTTCTGTTAATACAAGAGGATCAATGTCAACTTTTACTAGGAATATTAATAACTGGCTTATTATGGGTTGTTATTACTCATAATAAACACACTCATTTGGGCTGCCTTTACATGCAGACTTTTCTCAACAACTTGTACTTGGCTCTGAATTTTGCCAATTCTTCCTCATACTGGAGGAACTCAAAGCACTGCCATAACTCAAGACTACACGCTCATGTGCACCTTTATAAAGAGTTCAGATGAAGCCTTCTATATGTTCTATTTTCTGTACTTTACTGGTCTACTTGCACTCAGGGCCATACCTGTAGATTTTTACGTTTCATCATTAGCATTTGCTTCACAGTTCTCACCGGTGGCGGCTTCACATCGATGAATGAGCACCCTGTAGTGAAATTAGAAGTTTTACTAGCCTGGACATGAAAGACACACTGTGTCTTTCACGCACTGTAAATATGTGCCACCGCATAAAGCATCAGGTATTTATTCTTCAGTGAAAAATAGGAAACAGTGCATGCAGTAAGGGGGTAAAGTTCATTTATCAATAAAAGCTCTCAGTTGATTAGGTAAGCATTTAGTCATGTGGTGTGCTTTAGGCCTGGCACACAAAGTCAACAGTGCGACTAATTTAACATTCCCAAGTCTGTCTGACTTCCTCGTTCTATGAATCTcgaaaaataaaacaggtggAATAAGGTGTTTGGAGGCAAAACAATGTGTGAGGTTAGAGTTTCAGACTTTTTAGAGCAGTGAATGTGTTATCAGTTTACTGAAATTACACAAACTCACCTCTGAAACTCGAGCCGAAAGGAGAGGCCAGCAGAGTCTGGCCTCCTGAGATTTCAATCCCTCTAGAATCCAGCATGTTTACGGAGTCATTCACTGATTCTCAGCTAGCGTTCTCtgtcagttttctctgctgctccctccacacacacaacctGGAGGGTAAACTGCCTATTACTATAAAttttatgaaaaacaaacagcaggtgTGTGATAGTGAAACATGTACAGGTGGCTCACCTTTCTGCTTGTTAACGCAGGATCAGAAACAAGGAACAACTGCAGCACAAAATGCCCCGCAACTGGTTTCCTCCTACACAGGGTTACTGAGGTGTGTCTGTTaagcatttcaaaataaaggttttaCTTTATGCATAACTGCAAAACATTTATTCCAACTAAAGCCACCTAAATTCTACTAGTTTATGTTTGCAGCTCAAGGTGAAAGTCGaaattaaaacactgaaaacaaattTATATGCAAATAAAGTACATTAAAGTATTAAAGTAAGAAAAAAGGCTCTAAAAGCAGTTGGATTTAAGCCTATTTAGAAACATAAAAGATTAGCGGCGATCAGTTTATATGCAAATGAACTTTACAGTTTGAATACATAAGCAAACTTATGAACAATGCTGCCTTTTAACACCACTCAGTCCCAAACGCAGTGCAAATTTAAACTAAGTACTCTTCAATTAAAGcagattattattaaatatgtcCTGTTactacattaaacagaaaactTCCTCTTAGGTTCCAGAGGCTTACCTGTCAAGTTCTGCGCATCTGCAGGATGAAGACCTGTGTTTTGTTACTGAACACCTGCATATAACTGAAAGCTCAAGCTCTGGATGACTTTAATTTGTTGTTGGAGCAAACCACTCCCCTGTAACAGCCATCGTTTGTTGGGATTTCCCCTCTGGGAGAGGGAGACAGGTTGTgctagaatttaaaaaaacagatccTGCGTGGGCGTTATGAAATGCGTGATAAGGCAGAATGGGATGGCAGAAGGACGTCCTTATTCTGAAACAaagaacagacagacagatttttACTACAAATTTCTGCTCAGCTTTTtaatacatatttttaaaaatctgcctTTTTGTTGGTTCTTTGCCTGCTTCGACTACACTTGATCTGATCCACTTCAAATTTGGCAGGTTTGAAGTGGATGAGATGACTTGTTTAGATGAGCATTTGTCATATTTGTCATACATATAGCATTTGAGTTTTTGAATGTTTCCCATGTGGTGACTGTgctctgctccactctgtgtggAGAGTATACCTCACCTCTACGTTTAACCATCACCGACAGGTACTGAACTTACCCAAAATGAGTCCTTTAATCCCGAAACCAACTCAAACATGCCTTTGAAGgaatgtggaaaaactgagagCCTACCAAAAAAATGTGACCTATGTCTGCACTTGtaggttttattgtttttactaGGCTAGGTTGCTGAGGTACGCAGGCTGGAAGAATTGTGTAAGGCTCATTTGTTGATTAATGTTGTCAAAACAGCATGTCTTGAATGACCCAGGCCCCGTAAAAGGTGTTTCACTTCCTGGTCAGTCTGTGCAAGTTGTTATTCGCTTTAAATCTGGAAACATATATTGATTCCATTTACAAGAAAGCTAATCAGAGATCAGGGTGTTAAGAGGCTTTGGCGTTAGCCACAATGTTTTTGGAAAGAGTTTGTTAGCTTGATTGAAAGTGTCCTTATATCCAATATCTCAATGTGGTAATCAGGGGCAAACTGAACAGGGTTGTAAGaactggagggaaaaaaaatgatgaagcTGTATCATCATGCTGTCTTAAGGAAAAGCCCGGTCTGTTGTTGCTGTCCGTTAATTAATGCCCTTAGGACAACATGATTGCATGCCTCTAGCTAGCAAAAAGGTGTAGGAAGGGATCGTTTGTGCCAAGAACAATTATTAAGCTGAGTAAGAAGATGCTGTGATGTATTTCTATAGTTGTATtgaagttatatatatatatatatatatatatatatatatacatatacacacacacacacatatatatatatatatatatacacacacacacacatatatatacatatatatatacatatatatatatatatatatatatatatacatatatatatacatatatatatatatatatatacatatatatatatatatatatgtgtgtgtgtgtgtgtgtgtgtatatatatatatatatatacacacacacacatacacacacatacacacatatacacacacacacacacacacacacacacatatacacacacacacacacacacatatacatatatatatatatatatatatatatatatacatacatacatactgttacgtttcggtgtgtcagtgttttgtttttgcatgactgttatgtatttcctgctttactttgaaagtctgtgttatcttagtgtgttcagtttacattttccctgtctcgtcagttctaatttgccccagctgtgtttccctcctgtggtccatttcctgattgctccctctatgtatttaaaccctgtgtttcagtgtgtcatggtcgcgatctcccccgtgttgtaaatagtttggtgttttgttgtaaataaatagtttgttgtaAATAGATTTGTCGATACTTTCGTTTCGGGATTTTGGTGGTGAGCTTTAGTGgggggtttttgtgtgtgtttttttttttttttttcctttatttttacttttttcgtgttgcactccggttgcctaggccggggtgtaacatatgggggctcgtccgggattgccttcgctggggggtccggggaccgccccagcctttgtcgtcgctggagggtccgtgggaccgctccagccttcatccgccttcgctggagggtccgtgggactgctccagccttcatccgccttcgctggagggtccgagggaccgctccagccttcgtcgcctgctggagggtcagtgggaccgctccagccttcatcatcttcgtctgccttcgctggggggagggtccgtgggaccgccccagcctttgtcgccgctggagggtccgagggaccgctccagccttcatccgccttcgctggagggtccgtgggaccgctccagccttcgtcgtctgctggagggtcagtgggaccgctccagccttcatcagcttcgtctgccttcgcttCAGCCTTCGTTTGTCTGAATCAAACTTTTCACTTGGggttacatgtttgatttttgggtagGGGGaaatgttacgtttcggtgtgtcagtgttttgtttttgcatgactgttatgtatttcctgctttactttgaaagtctgtgttatcttagtgtgttcagtttacattttccctgtctcgtcagttctaatttgccccagctgtgtttccctcctgtggtccatttcctgattgctccctctatgtatttaaaccctgtgtttcagtgtgtcatggtcgcgatctcccccgtgttgtaaatagtttggtgttttgttgtaaataaatagtttgttgtaAATAGATTTGTCGATACTTTCGTTTCGGGATTTTGGTGGTGAGCTTTAGTGgggggtttttgtgtgtgttttttttttttttttcctttatttttacttttttcgtgttgcactccggttgcctaggccggggtgtaacaatacatacatacagtggggcaaaaaagtatttagtcagccaccaattgtgcaagttcccccacttaaaatgatgacagaggtcagtaatttgcaccagaggtacacttcaactgtgagagacagaatgtgaaaaaaaaatccatgaattcacatggtaggatttgtaaagaatttattcgtaaattagggtggaaaataagtatttggtcacctcaaacaaggaaaatctctggctctcacagacctgtaacgtcttctgtaagaagcttttctgtcctccactcgttacctgtatgaatggcacctgtttgaactcatcatctgtataaaagacacctgtccacagcctcaaacagtcagactccaaactccgtcatggccaagaccaaagagctttcgaaggacaccaggaaaagtattgtagacctgcaccagactgggaagagtgaatctacaataggcaagcagcttggtgtgaaaaaatcaactgtgggagcaatcatcagaaaatggaagacatacaagaccactgataatctccctcgatctggggctccacgcaagatctcatcccatggggtcaaaatgatcatgagaacggtgagcaaagatcccagaaccacacggggggacctggtgaatgacctgcagagagctgggaccaaagtaacaaaggtcaccatcagtaacacactacaacggcagggaatcaaatcccgcagtgccagacgaaTTGGAGCTACAGATAGCCAACACAAGCTTTGCACGTAACTGCAGCATTATTCTTATTACGGAGACGTGGCTTCACCCGCTGATTCCCGACGCTGCAGTCGAGTTAGCAGGCCGCACGCTACACCGGcatgacagaaacagcaactCAGGTAAAAGCAGAGGAGGGGGGCTATGTGTCTACGTGCATAACGAGTGGTGTTGTAACAGCaggatcattcacacacactgttctCCTGATTTGGAGGTTCTGGCAGTCTCGTGCAGACCTTTTTACATCCCGAGGGAGTTTACAGTAGTTATTGTGATAGCTGTTTATATACCGCCGGATGCTAACGTTAGCACGGCTCTCAGCCTCTTGCtcaacaccataaacaaacaacagcttgcCCACCCCGATGGGGTTTTTATTGTCGCCGgcgactttaacaaagcgtgCCTAAAGACTGTGCTTCCTAAATTTGTCCAGTTTGTGGACTTTGCTACGAGAGGAGAACACACTTTGGACCATGTCTATTCAAACATCAGGCATGCTTTCAGagcgacacccctcccccacctggctggatctgaccacctctgcatgtccctcacccccacctacacccccctgctgagaaaaacaaagccccagacaaagacaataaaaacctgGCCTGAAGGAGCCCTTTCTCAACTGCAGGACTGCTTCTCAACAACTGTATGGGATTTATTCTCCAGCCACAACCTCCAGGAGTACACGGACACTGTACTCTCGTACATCAGGAACTGTGTTGACAATGTCACCGTCAACAAAAGGGTCAGGGTgtttccaaatcaaaaaccctggatgaatAGCGAAGTGCAATCCCTCCTAAAAAGCCGCAACACTGCCTTCAAGTCAGGGGACAGGGCTGCGTATAGGGCGGCCAGGGCAGACCTGAGTAGAGGCATCAGGAAAGCTAAGGCTGcctataggaggaggattgaagatcactttgctgacaacgaccccagaaaaatgtggcaggggatcaatcacattaccaactacagaagcaataaccaggcaacatctaggactgatgcctcactggctgaggatctaaaccgtttcttcgcccgctttgagacgaccaagccctcagctgccacaccacttccacccgcccccagcactggcacactaacacttagggagcaccaagtgaggtgtgttctaaggtcagtgaatcccaggaaggcggcaggtcctgatggaatacatggaaaggttctcagagcatgtgctgacgaactgaccggagtcttcactaaaatcttcaacctttccttgtcatcaaacaccgtcccgccctgcctcaaaacctccaccatcatccccatcgccaagaagacagctgtggccagcccaaatgactacaggcctgttgcacttacgcctgtagtgatgaagtgctttgagagactggtctgtcagcacatcagggccggtctgcctcccactctggacccccaccaatttgcctacaggacaaatcgttccaccgaggacgctatcaccatagcgctccacactgcgctgagtcacctggagcaccgaggaagctatgtgagaatgctctttctggacttcagctcagcattcaatcatatcatcccggagatcctggtccagaaactgtctcacctgggactctccacccccatctgcctctggatcaaggacttcctgacaaatagaccacagtctgtcagactcggcccccaccggtccagcaccatcacactcagcaccgggtctccacaaggatgtgttttgagtcccctcctgtttacgctctacacatccgactgctcccctacccatctctcaaacaccatcataaagttcgcggatgacaccacagtggttggactcatctcaaggggggatgagtcggactacagagatgaggtcaacagactgactgagtggtgttcagttaacaacctccaactgaacaccacgaaaactaaagaacttatcttggacttcaggaagtgcagagcagacccggccccactttacattcacgggagctgtgtggagagggtacactccatgaggtttctgggcgtgcagatatctgatgacctctcctggactgcaaatactacagcggtggttaaaaaggcccagcagcgtctccactttctgagagtgctcaggaggaacaacctggaggagaggctgctggtgacattttacagagccaccatagagagcatcctaacgtacggcataacaacatggtatgcagggtgctcagctgcagacaggaaagtactgcagagggtcatcaacacagcccagaagatcactggctgctctctgcccagcctggaggtcactgcaaactctcggtacctcagcagagctggcaatatcatcaaggaccactctcaccccagcaaccaactgtttgaactattaccgtcaggccgacggtacaggtcacataaaaccaggacaaacagattcagggatagcttctttcccagagctatcaccgtagtaaataagcacaaaaacaattgaacctattccataccgtcactgtcattatattatgctgctattcatactgtcatcatattaatgctgctatcctgtatatattgtacatactattgtttgagtacttacgattgttttttttgtactttttatattttacatttatatttattattgaaacttgcaccaagggagtggcactccaatttcgttgtactctgtacaatgacaataaaggctattctattctattctattcagacgtgttccgctgctgaagccagtgcatgtccaggcccgtctgaagtttgccagagagcacatggatgatacagcagaggattgggagaatgtcatgtggtcagatgaaaccaaagtagaactttttggtataaactcaactcgtcgtgtttggaggaagaagaatactgagttgcatcccaagaacaccatacctactgtgaagcatgggggtggaaacatattgctatggggctgtttttctgccaaggggacaggacgactgatccgtgttaaggacagaatgaatggggccatgtatcgtgagattttgagccaaaacctccttccattgttgacaactttgaagatgaaatgaggctgggtcttccaacatgacaatgatccaaaacacaccgcccgggcaacaaaggagtggctccgtaagaagcatttgaaagtcctggagtggcctagccagtctccagacctcaaccccatagaaaatctgtggcgggagttgaaagtcaatgttgctcggcgacagccccaaaacatcactgctctcgagaagatctgcatggaggaatgggccaaaataccagctactgtgtgtgcaaacctggtaaagacctatagtaaacgtttgacctctgttattgccaacaaaggttatgttacaaagtattgagttgtatttttgttattgaccaactACTTATTTtcccaccctgatttacgaataaattctttacaaatcctaccatgtggattcatggatatttttttttcacattctgtctctcacagttgaagtgtacctctggtgcaaattactgacctctgtcatcattttaggtgggggaacttgcacaatcggtggctgactaaatacttttttgccccactgtatatatatatacacatatatatatatacacacatacatatatacatatacatacatatatatacatatatactaggggtgcaacgatattcgtatcgatattgaaccgttcgatacagtgctttctgttcggtacgcatatgtatcgaacaatacaacatttgtaatttattttatcaactttccttctgacgatgctgtctgtgtggagcactcagtgaatctgcgttcgactactccgcctaggctgcactgtcgagcgcagatccactgagcgctcaacacagacagcatagtcagaaggaagagcgcagggcaagctagcaagacagaagttaagctctccttgcaacatggacctcccccaccctcattcagatctggcgtttggaattattttggttttcatgtgacgtatgaccctgaaggtaagcgagtcatggactaaagtaaaacagtatgttggatgtgccatgcaatgctcaattacatgggtgggagctagtgtgttagcgcagttagctcgttaacgtgttggccgtctagccccatgcacggggcgatcggcggtagctcgttaacggagatttgccgtgttgtggcgttaaggttatttcaacgagattaacctgaaagcactagtgggaacacaacg
The window above is part of the Maylandia zebra isolate NMK-2024a linkage group LG23, Mzebra_GT3a, whole genome shotgun sequence genome. Proteins encoded here:
- the nfkbiz gene encoding NF-kappa-B inhibitor zeta isoform X2, with translation MLDSRGIEISGGQTLLASPFGSSFRGCSFIDVKPPPVRTVKQMLMMKRKNLQNCSQDNYNLEHKRMSPKYETSPTGVNHHQLSPPVPVSQNTTTLFPTAAPENAPMKQEFLVNQQMQHSFEYPPLHEQRTPSPEGRMTLFQWQIQQEARKVEGISLEQLSMQDSDGDTFLHIAVAKGLRALAYVLSAKMAGTCFLDIKEHNGQSPLQIAATTNQYLILQDLMAHGAQVNTRDCWGRAPLHVCAEKGHYLTLGGIWKALKGNGELIDVEMFSYDGLTALHLAVLSHNNVVKDLRNLENPCTFMTAELGQRKRLYFECIKILLNMGASCGTKDLKSGRTSLHMASEEANVELLKIFLDQPTMLSIVNVKTFSGNTALHIVSSLTNHKTQAEAVKLLMRKGADPGIRNLENELPSQLVPEGPAGEKVRQILKGKHVNA
- the nfkbiz gene encoding NF-kappa-B inhibitor zeta isoform X1, translating into MLDSRGIEISGGQTLLASPFGSSFRGCSFIDVKPPPVRTVKQMLMMKRKNLQNCSQDNYNLEHKRMSPKYETSPTGVNHHQLSPPVPVSQNTTTLFPTAAPENAPMKQEFLVNQQMQHSFEYPPLHEQRTPSPEGRMTLFQWQIQQEARKVEGISLEQLSMQDSDGDTFLHIAVAKGLRALAYVLSAKMAGTCFLDIKEHNGQSPLQIAATTNQYLILQDLMAHGAQVNTRDCWGRAPLHVCAEKGHYLTLGGIWKALKGNGELIDVEMFSYDGLTALHLAVLSHNNVVKDLRNLENPCTFMTAELGQRKRLYFECIKILLNMGASCGTKDLKSGRTSLHMASEEANVELLKIFLDQPTMLSIVNVKTFSGNTALHIVSSLTNHKTQAEAVKLLMRKGADPGIRNLENELPSQLVPEGPAGEKVRVSLHIHAGGIADGTVC